The genomic stretch GACTACATTACCCACAATGCCAACTCACATTACAAACAGGAGCCACAGGAAGCGAGGAGCACATGCGTTCGACGCATTCAGGAGCTACACTGCGTTCGCAATTCTTCTCGATGCACCAAACAAAAACACCCAGAATAAGTTCACATTTATATGTAGAGATTCTAGGTAGGTGGCcttttaaaaatacacactTATATGAGGTGAATAAAAAGGTATAACGTTTGTATAGGTGCCGCGTTTGCTTAGGTTGTTCTTAGCTAATCGGCTAACAAGCTGCTAGCCATTCTAGCAAACTCGCCGTGGGCACGCCAGACTCATCTGCAGTCTTATGCAAtaactgtttattaaatattcattcatATGGATTATGATGACCGTAGATCGTGGACGAGCGTCCTGTCAGAGACGATGACCGTAGTACCAGCAATGTCTTGGTTGAGCAGAAGAGAAGTTCGCTCTTGATGAAGTTCTTTAGAGAATCAGAAGTTGGAGAAGCAGATGTGGACCAGATTAATGTATGTGGGAGGAAGTCATTTTGGGGGAGACAGTATGTTTTAGCTGAGGTCGTTAAATTTTCTTGAAGACTTGATCCTAAACATGTAAGCTGGATGCTTATAGCTCAGACATGcatgcaatatatgtataatttgAAGCCTTTTAATTATACCAGAGGTTTTCTTTAGGTACTTTTTGGGGACACTTTATTTTCCACTGAAGTAAATCTTTGTTTCAGTGTAATTCAACTCGGCCATGTTTTTGTGGCCACATTTGTTCTGCTCTGCTGTTGCTCTCATctctacatttacagtgtttgtACTTTATTTTAGAGCAACAtgatgtaaagagagagagcagaatagACTCTCACAAATGTCAGTTCTTGTGCTGATAAAGGCTGGGTGTGTTAAGAAGTTTCACTGCTGCTCTAAAGTTTACTCAGTAATTTTGACCTAATGCATCTTTAGGAAAATGTCATTTTGCTGTGGACAGTATGACAAAAATATATTCTTGCAGGACTTGATGTAGTTTTGCTGTGGTTTAATAAGTGGTGCATTAATAAATACTTTCAGAAACAGATTAAACATGTCAGGTTAACAGCCTAATTATGTGTCCCTTTAACAAAACAAAGCAGTTTCCATGAAATACCCAGAAATCTGCGTTTTGTTTAGAACTATTGCTCATTTTTGTTGATTTCACAGATAGTGGATATTGCTGTGTTTACTGTCAAAGATGTCCCGGGCAACCAAGCGCAAACATGTGGTCAAGGAAGTCCTTCAAGACTACGTTACACCAACTGAGAGCCAGCAGATCATGAGGGTCAGCCAGCATCAACACCTTTTCCCCTCCCGTATCCAAGCCAGTGTTTTCTGCTGATTTCTGTACATTATTGTATAAGTTCTGTTTTCGAGGAATCCCTTTAGACAACTGAAGTCCTCAGACAATCTCTCCGTATCTTGCAGATCCAGGGAAGCAATGGCAACAACCTCCATGAGGCCGTAACTGAGAGTGGAGAGAAGTTTCTGCTGAGCATGCCCACCAAGTTCCGTAAAAACATCTGGATCAAAAGAGGTTCGTTTTACCACCTGGCTCCTTTAGGTGTGATTTTTCTTTGTGATTTTTCTTCTTCACCAGTATATCTGTTCTTGTGCTATTTCTGGCAGGTGATTTTGTGATTGTAGACCCTATAGAAGAAGGAGATAAAGTGAAAGGAGAGATCAGCTTCATACTGTACAGAGACCACATCCAGTACCTTAGGAAACTTGGTGTCtggtgagaaaaaaaacattcctttTTGGGGCGTAAATGTTTTTGATTGGCTGGTCTATTTTACCCTATACAGCATTTTGTGTGCATGGCAAATAGAAATCCACTTATATGGGACTATAACTATTATTAGGTGATGCAGTCTGGTGTTTGTTAGTGCAGTAGTTAAGTGTCAtttagatgttttgtttttccagAATTTAATAAATACTCAACAATAGAAAGTCAAACATCTGTTGAATCTAAACAACTGTTTGATACCActgcttttttaaatgattccACTCATTCCCCATTGTGCAGTCGCATAAATATGTAGCGGAGATCATTCCAGTCTTTCTGCAGTTTACTAAATAGGTTCATTTGTTTAATGC from Salminus brasiliensis chromosome 19, fSalBra1.hap2, whole genome shotgun sequence encodes the following:
- the eif1ad gene encoding probable RNA-binding protein EIF1AD, whose protein sequence is MSRATKRKHVVKEVLQDYVTPTESQQIMRIQGSNGNNLHEAVTESGEKFLLSMPTKFRKNIWIKRGDFVIVDPIEEGDKVKGEISFILYRDHIQYLRKLGVWPKGFESGGESGERKEEPQNGQGQSEEQEEECSSSDSEDDSDLFVNTNRATVHYSESDEDSGEDDEEDEEGE